One Streptomyces sp. P9-A2 DNA window includes the following coding sequences:
- a CDS encoding acyl-CoA dehydrogenase family protein: protein MSWHGPALDSDQRDLMAMLDAFTADRDLVLTDEPETVARLTAELVELGVWTLGTAEEHGGGGADRATTAIALERLGRNWPALGWACAQAHAAVDVLARDERCADLVGRVHTGTAAVAVVDAGSAHVRLARSGTALSGSVDRIDAAAEAPYLLVLADEDRALLIDPAALTARPLRRTGLGGALTRSVRVEASGAAVTELTGVDVPAARVRLRLGAAAVAAGTAAAAADAAAAYSAGRRQFGDALTAIPTVRQSLLAQASRSAVALAAVMAVADDPVRSLAAAREACDGAIDVAAAALQSHGGYGYLAEYPAERYLRDAVSLRAAADVQGAAVTTARTLVGLGPATPLRKDG, encoded by the coding sequence ATGAGCTGGCACGGCCCCGCACTCGACAGCGACCAGCGTGACCTGATGGCCATGCTGGACGCCTTCACAGCCGATCGCGACCTCGTCCTCACCGACGAGCCGGAGACCGTCGCACGCCTGACCGCCGAGCTCGTCGAACTCGGCGTCTGGACCCTGGGAACCGCCGAGGAACACGGCGGCGGCGGCGCCGACCGCGCCACCACCGCGATCGCGCTCGAACGGCTCGGCCGCAACTGGCCCGCACTCGGCTGGGCCTGTGCCCAGGCACACGCCGCGGTCGACGTGCTCGCCCGCGACGAGCGCTGCGCCGACCTCGTCGGCCGGGTGCACACCGGGACGGCGGCGGTCGCGGTCGTCGACGCCGGCTCCGCCCATGTGCGGCTCGCCCGGTCCGGCACCGCCCTGAGCGGCTCGGTCGACCGGATCGACGCGGCCGCCGAGGCGCCGTACCTCCTCGTGCTGGCCGACGAGGACAGGGCGCTCCTGATCGACCCGGCCGCGCTCACCGCCCGTCCGTTGCGCCGGACCGGCCTCGGCGGGGCCCTCACCCGGTCCGTCCGGGTCGAGGCGAGCGGTGCCGCGGTCACCGAACTGACCGGCGTCGACGTCCCGGCGGCACGGGTCCGGCTCCGGCTCGGAGCCGCCGCCGTGGCGGCCGGCACGGCAGCGGCCGCCGCCGACGCGGCCGCCGCGTACTCCGCCGGCCGTCGGCAGTTCGGCGACGCGCTGACCGCCATCCCCACGGTGCGCCAGTCGCTGCTCGCGCAAGCCTCCCGCAGCGCGGTCGCCCTGGCCGCCGTGATGGCTGTGGCCGATGACCCGGTCCGCTCCCTCGCCGCCGCACGCGAGGCCTGCGACGGCGCGATCGACGTGGCCGCCGCCGCGCTGCAGTCACACGGCGGCTACGGCTACCTCGCCGAGTACCCGGCCGAGCGGTACCTGCGGGACGCGGTCTCCCTGCGCGCCGCCGCAGATGTCCAAGGCGCTGCCGTCACCACCGCGCGCACCCTGGTGGGCCTCGGCCCGGCCACCCCCCTTCGGAAGGACGGATGA
- a CDS encoding enoyl-CoA hydratase-related protein: MNAPTYDDILIDRDGAVLTITIDRPEAGNKFRHQTCLELVDALQRFRLDRDLRAAVLTGTGDKFFCIGGEHDPVTSLDQSQVLPVIDVYQALDTIPKPIVAAVNGFAVGGGNVLHTVCDLTIASENAVFRQVGPMVGSFDAGYGSWYLEDTIGRKRAKEMWYLNRKYTAAQALDMGLVNEVVAPGEALTRAVEVAREITTRSPLAIGAMKGAFSARHNGVSGQARMAHDQQLSLYLQTQEAHEVGAAFGERREPKPESFWA; encoded by the coding sequence ATGAACGCACCGACCTACGACGACATCCTCATCGACCGCGACGGCGCGGTCCTCACGATCACGATCGACCGGCCCGAGGCCGGCAACAAGTTCCGCCACCAGACCTGCCTGGAACTCGTCGACGCGCTGCAGCGGTTCCGGCTGGACCGCGACCTGCGCGCGGCTGTGCTCACCGGCACCGGCGACAAGTTCTTCTGCATCGGCGGCGAGCACGATCCGGTCACCTCCCTCGACCAGTCCCAGGTGCTGCCGGTCATCGACGTCTACCAGGCGCTCGACACCATCCCCAAGCCGATCGTGGCCGCCGTCAACGGCTTCGCGGTCGGCGGCGGCAACGTGCTGCACACCGTGTGCGACCTGACCATCGCCTCCGAGAACGCCGTCTTCCGGCAGGTCGGCCCCATGGTCGGCAGCTTCGACGCCGGCTACGGCTCCTGGTACCTGGAGGACACCATCGGCCGCAAGCGCGCCAAGGAGATGTGGTACCTCAACCGGAAGTACACCGCCGCCCAGGCCCTCGACATGGGCCTGGTCAACGAGGTCGTCGCGCCCGGTGAGGCCCTGACCCGCGCCGTCGAGGTGGCCAGGGAGATCACCACCCGCAGCCCGCTGGCCATCGGCGCGATGAAGGGGGCGTTCTCGGCCCGCCACAACGGCGTGTCCGGGCAGGCCCGCATGGCCCACGACCAGCAGCTCTCGCTGTACCTGCAGACCCAGGAGGCGCACGAGGTCGGCGCCGCCTTCGGTGAGCGCCGCGAGCCCAAGCCCGAAAGCTTCTGGGCATGA
- a CDS encoding AMP-binding protein — translation MTTSQSGTPLAEFLDGQHTPVTDDDAEAWRAAGWWEERSIRSLLTEAAQAHPDRAALVGHRTGGDRVSRTYAEFDANAHHAASVFASLGVAQGDAVVLMLPNWVEYPEMVFGINELGAVYAGIPVAYGERQAAAILRRSKAKVLVIPRRWRSTENLELSRRLRAEIPTLEHVIVLDDDASDLRDGESLWSSHAGIPTRTFPEPVPSRICYLGFTSGTTGEPKGAMHSHNTLIYAVRRQAEHIGPKVYGDPMVHLVASPVGHHTGFAWGIVMTVLLAGTAVHVDRWDPVWGVRVIREEGVTAFFGAPTFLQDMMRTDLAGDPDCPLTCLVIAGSPVPRNLPAQAQEALGAYIAPAWGLTECSIMSSCTPDEPAAIQRTDGSIFPGSEVRVVGSDGRDVPPGEVGDLLMRGPGVVYGYYDRPDATDDAYLPGLWFKTGDRASLDEHGWLSLRGRNKDIIIRGGENIPVTDVESVIFDHPDVVNAAVVGIPDERLGERICAVLVTRAGTPELTVATLADYLLAQGMSKHYLPERVVNAPELPMTPSGKIQKFKLREMIA, via the coding sequence ATGACCACGAGTCAGAGTGGTACCCCGCTGGCCGAGTTCCTCGACGGCCAGCACACGCCGGTCACCGACGACGACGCCGAGGCCTGGCGGGCCGCCGGCTGGTGGGAGGAGCGGTCGATCCGCTCCCTGCTGACCGAGGCGGCGCAGGCCCATCCGGACCGCGCGGCGCTCGTGGGCCACCGCACCGGCGGCGACCGGGTGAGCCGCACCTACGCCGAGTTCGACGCGAACGCCCACCACGCGGCGAGCGTCTTCGCCTCCCTCGGAGTCGCCCAGGGCGACGCCGTCGTGCTGATGCTTCCCAACTGGGTCGAGTACCCCGAGATGGTCTTCGGCATCAACGAACTCGGCGCCGTCTACGCCGGCATCCCGGTGGCGTACGGCGAACGCCAGGCGGCCGCGATCCTGCGCCGCAGCAAGGCCAAGGTGCTGGTCATCCCGCGGCGGTGGCGCAGCACCGAGAACCTCGAGCTCTCCCGCAGGCTGCGGGCCGAGATACCGACGCTCGAGCACGTCATCGTCCTCGACGACGACGCCTCGGACCTCCGCGACGGCGAGTCGCTCTGGTCGAGCCACGCCGGCATTCCGACGCGGACGTTCCCCGAGCCCGTACCCAGCCGTATCTGCTACCTCGGCTTCACCTCCGGCACCACCGGTGAACCGAAGGGCGCGATGCACAGCCACAACACGCTCATCTACGCCGTCCGCCGCCAGGCCGAGCACATCGGCCCGAAGGTGTACGGCGACCCGATGGTGCACCTGGTCGCCTCGCCGGTCGGCCACCACACGGGTTTCGCCTGGGGCATCGTGATGACGGTGCTGCTCGCGGGTACCGCGGTGCACGTCGACCGGTGGGACCCGGTCTGGGGTGTGCGGGTGATCCGTGAGGAGGGCGTCACGGCGTTCTTCGGCGCGCCCACCTTCCTCCAGGACATGATGCGCACCGACCTGGCGGGCGACCCGGACTGTCCGCTGACATGCCTGGTGATCGCCGGCTCCCCGGTGCCGCGCAATCTTCCCGCACAGGCCCAGGAGGCCCTCGGGGCCTACATCGCCCCCGCATGGGGTCTCACCGAGTGCAGCATCATGAGTTCCTGCACGCCCGACGAGCCGGCCGCGATCCAGAGAACCGACGGGTCGATCTTCCCCGGCTCCGAGGTCCGTGTCGTCGGCTCCGACGGCCGCGACGTGCCGCCCGGCGAGGTCGGTGACCTGCTCATGCGGGGGCCGGGAGTCGTGTACGGCTACTACGACCGGCCCGACGCCACCGACGACGCCTACCTGCCCGGCCTGTGGTTCAAGACCGGCGACCGGGCCAGCCTCGACGAGCACGGCTGGCTCTCCCTGCGCGGACGCAACAAGGACATCATCATCCGCGGCGGGGAGAACATTCCCGTCACCGACGTCGAGTCCGTCATCTTCGACCACCCCGACGTGGTGAACGCGGCCGTGGTCGGCATCCCCGACGAGCGGCTCGGCGAGCGGATCTGCGCGGTGCTGGTGACCCGTGCCGGCACGCCGGAGCTGACGGTGGCCACCCTGGCGGACTACCTGCTCGCCCAGGGCATGTCCAAGCACTACCTCCCCGAGCGGGTGGTCAACGCGCCCGAACTGCCGATGACCCCGAGCGGGAAGATCCAGAAATTCAAGCTGCGGGAGATGATCGCGTGA
- a CDS encoding 3-hydroxyacyl-CoA dehydrogenase family protein, whose translation MRPPNSLPENVGVYGGGRMGAGIAHAFLLAGTSVTVVEAAEPAAAAARERVEASLAKAQERGKLAGPLPDVVARLSVSTDPGVLARCGLVVEAVPEDMELKRRVLASMAEAAPDAYLATNTSSLPVDGLASDLPAPDRLVGLHFFNPVPASELVEIVVGPKTAPELVSEAQAWVEALGKTAITVTDSPGFASSRLGVALALEAMRMLEDGVASAEDIDTAMTLGYKHPTGPLKTTDVVGLDVRLAIAEHLAREVGERFEPPAILREKVKSGHLGRKTGQGFYSW comes from the coding sequence ATGCGTCCGCCCAACAGTCTGCCTGAGAACGTCGGCGTGTACGGCGGTGGCCGCATGGGAGCGGGCATCGCGCACGCCTTCCTGCTGGCCGGCACGTCGGTGACCGTCGTGGAGGCCGCCGAACCGGCTGCCGCCGCGGCCCGTGAGCGGGTCGAGGCGAGTTTGGCCAAGGCACAGGAGCGCGGAAAGCTCGCCGGACCGCTGCCGGACGTCGTCGCCCGGCTCTCGGTCTCCACCGACCCCGGGGTGCTGGCCAGGTGCGGGCTGGTGGTGGAAGCCGTGCCGGAAGACATGGAGCTGAAGCGGCGGGTGCTGGCTTCGATGGCGGAAGCGGCCCCGGACGCCTACCTGGCGACGAACACCTCGAGTCTGCCGGTCGACGGACTGGCGTCGGACCTGCCGGCGCCCGACCGGCTGGTGGGGCTGCACTTCTTCAATCCGGTGCCGGCCAGCGAGCTCGTCGAGATCGTGGTGGGGCCGAAGACCGCGCCGGAGTTGGTGAGCGAAGCCCAGGCGTGGGTGGAGGCGCTGGGGAAGACGGCCATCACGGTCACCGACTCCCCGGGGTTCGCCAGCAGCCGGCTCGGAGTGGCTCTCGCGTTGGAAGCGATGCGGATGCTCGAGGACGGGGTCGCGTCCGCGGAGGACATCGACACGGCCATGACACTGGGCTACAAGCACCCGACGGGTCCACTGAAGACGACGGACGTGGTGGGGCTCGACGTGCGGTTGGCGATCGCGGAGCACCTCGCGCGCGAGGTGGGGGAAAGGTTCGAGCCCCCCGCCATTCTGCGAGAGAAGGTGAAGTCGGGGCACCTCGGCCGCAAGACCGGGCAGGGCTTCTACTCCTGGTGA
- a CDS encoding NADPH:quinone oxidoreductase family protein: MRAALVKEFGPPSGLVVEEVPDLVPGPGEVVIEIGAVSVNFPDVLVVEGTYQNLPPRPFSPGKEAAGRVIAVGAGVERITVGRRVLALVEHGGYAEQLSVPEELVMELPDEMSYEEAAAFGLVYSTAYFGLLRRGQMKSGETVLITGAGGGVGSAGVQLAKARGARVIALAQDTAKGELAREQGADVVLTSTPETLRDDLLAVTDGKGVDVVLEMLGGDFLTQIIRATAWEGRIVVVGFASGGQNPIKPGHLLVKSISVVGLQSSDYRDRAPELMRSTMAEMFDLFVQGKVDAAVDRTFPLENAGDALQYVKEGKVKGKVVLTTGLGGGAGR, encoded by the coding sequence ATGCGTGCTGCGCTCGTCAAGGAATTCGGCCCCCCGTCCGGTCTCGTGGTGGAGGAGGTGCCCGACCTGGTGCCCGGCCCCGGCGAGGTCGTCATCGAGATCGGCGCGGTGAGTGTCAACTTCCCGGACGTCCTCGTGGTCGAGGGGACCTACCAGAACCTGCCGCCGCGCCCGTTCAGCCCGGGCAAGGAGGCGGCCGGACGCGTGATCGCGGTCGGTGCGGGCGTCGAGCGGATCACCGTCGGCCGACGGGTGCTGGCCCTGGTAGAGCACGGCGGTTACGCCGAACAACTGTCCGTCCCCGAGGAGCTGGTCATGGAGCTCCCCGACGAGATGAGTTACGAGGAAGCCGCGGCGTTCGGCCTGGTGTACTCCACGGCGTACTTCGGCCTGCTCCGGCGCGGTCAGATGAAGTCCGGTGAGACGGTGCTCATCACCGGCGCCGGTGGCGGGGTCGGGTCCGCCGGCGTGCAGCTCGCCAAGGCCCGGGGCGCCCGGGTCATCGCCCTCGCCCAGGACACCGCCAAGGGTGAACTGGCCCGCGAGCAGGGCGCCGACGTGGTGCTCACCTCGACCCCGGAGACGCTGCGCGACGACCTCCTCGCCGTCACCGACGGCAAGGGCGTCGACGTGGTGCTGGAGATGCTGGGCGGCGACTTCCTCACCCAGATCATCCGGGCCACCGCGTGGGAGGGCCGGATCGTCGTCGTCGGCTTCGCCTCCGGCGGGCAGAACCCGATCAAGCCGGGCCACCTGCTGGTCAAGAGCATCAGCGTGGTGGGCCTGCAGAGCAGCGACTACCGGGACCGGGCCCCCGAACTGATGCGGTCGACCATGGCCGAGATGTTCGACCTGTTCGTGCAGGGCAAGGTCGACGCGGCCGTCGACAGGACGTTCCCGCTGGAGAACGCCGGTGATGCCCTGCAGTACGTCAAGGAGGGCAAGGTCAAGGGCAAGGTCGTCCTCACCACCGGTCTGGGCGGCGGAGCGGGGCGATGA
- a CDS encoding electron transfer flavoprotein subunit beta/FixA family protein, translating into MSLRIVVTVKYVPDATGDRHFADDLTVDRDEVDGLLSELDEYAVEQALQISENSDDDVEITVLTVGPEDAKDALRKALSMGADQAIHVEDDDLHGSDAIGTSLVLARAIEKAGYDLIISGMASTDGVMGVLPALLAERLGVPQVTLLSEVAVEDGTVTGRRDGDAASEQLEAPLPAVVSVTDQSGEARYPSFKGIMAAKKKPVASWDLSDLDLEAEEVGLQGAYTVVDSATERPARTAGTIVKDEGEGGKQLAEFLAGQKFI; encoded by the coding sequence GTGAGCTTGAGGATCGTTGTCACCGTGAAGTACGTGCCCGACGCCACTGGCGACAGGCACTTCGCCGATGACCTGACCGTCGACCGCGACGAGGTGGACGGTCTGCTCTCCGAGCTGGACGAGTACGCGGTCGAGCAGGCGCTGCAGATCTCGGAGAACTCCGACGACGACGTGGAGATCACCGTCCTGACGGTGGGCCCCGAGGACGCCAAGGACGCGCTGCGCAAGGCGCTGTCCATGGGTGCCGACCAGGCGATCCACGTCGAGGACGACGACCTGCACGGCAGCGACGCCATCGGCACCTCCCTGGTGTTGGCCAGGGCGATCGAGAAGGCCGGCTACGACCTGATCATCTCCGGCATGGCCTCCACCGACGGCGTCATGGGTGTGCTGCCGGCGCTGCTCGCGGAGCGCCTGGGCGTGCCGCAGGTCACCCTGCTCTCCGAGGTGGCGGTCGAGGACGGCACGGTCACCGGCCGCCGGGACGGCGACGCCGCCTCCGAGCAGCTCGAGGCGCCCCTGCCGGCGGTCGTCTCGGTCACCGACCAGTCGGGCGAGGCCCGCTACCCGTCCTTCAAGGGCATCATGGCGGCGAAGAAGAAGCCGGTCGCCTCCTGGGACCTGTCCGACCTCGACCTCGAGGCGGAGGAGGTCGGCCTCCAGGGCGCCTACACCGTGGTCGACTCCGCGACCGAGCGCCCGGCCCGCACCGCGGGCACGATCGTCAAGGACGAGGGCGAGGGCGGCAAGCAGCTCGCCGAGTTCCTCGCGGGCCAGAAGTTCATCTGA
- a CDS encoding CaiB/BaiF CoA transferase family protein, with translation MNAALPLDGIKVLDLSTLLPGPLATLMLAEAGADVVKLERPGRGDEMRTYQPKFGEASANYAVLNRGKRAYGVDFKDPAQRDRVLELAAEADVVMEQFRPGVADRLGLGYDAVRAVNPDVVYCSITGYGPTGPHAKRAGHDLNYLAESGLLGVVTDSTGTPGLPVTVLADIAAGTYPAVVNILLALRQRDRTGEGTRLQVSMTHNLQVLGYGYFAARQAGAGWPRPGAEQLTGGSPRYHVYPTSDGRHIACAALEQKFWDRLVQLVGLDEKFHDDAGQEEDVITALTARFAAETSDHWRAVLDGEDVCTVVVATFDEAVDAGLVDIDAPERVSAPGGDASFATLPSPVSAALRRAPATTPYPSLAELGETSPWA, from the coding sequence GTGAATGCCGCCCTGCCCCTCGACGGCATCAAGGTCCTCGACCTGTCCACCCTCCTCCCCGGCCCCCTGGCCACACTGATGCTCGCCGAGGCCGGGGCCGACGTGGTCAAGCTCGAACGGCCGGGCCGCGGCGACGAGATGCGCACGTACCAGCCGAAGTTCGGCGAGGCGAGCGCCAACTACGCCGTGCTCAACCGGGGCAAGCGGGCCTACGGGGTCGACTTCAAGGACCCCGCCCAGCGCGACCGGGTCCTCGAGCTGGCCGCCGAGGCCGACGTGGTCATGGAGCAGTTCCGTCCCGGGGTGGCCGACCGGCTCGGTCTCGGATACGACGCCGTCCGCGCGGTCAACCCCGACGTCGTGTACTGCTCGATCACCGGCTACGGGCCGACCGGGCCGCACGCCAAGCGGGCCGGACACGACCTCAACTACCTCGCGGAGTCCGGCCTCCTCGGAGTCGTCACCGACAGCACGGGCACGCCCGGACTGCCGGTCACCGTGCTCGCGGACATCGCCGCCGGCACCTACCCGGCGGTCGTCAACATCCTGCTCGCCCTGCGGCAGCGCGACCGCACCGGTGAGGGCACACGCCTCCAGGTGTCGATGACCCACAACCTCCAGGTCCTCGGCTACGGCTACTTCGCGGCCCGCCAGGCCGGCGCCGGCTGGCCGCGGCCGGGCGCCGAGCAGCTCACCGGCGGCAGCCCGCGCTACCACGTCTACCCGACCTCCGACGGCCGCCACATCGCCTGCGCCGCGCTGGAGCAGAAGTTCTGGGACCGGCTCGTCCAACTGGTCGGACTGGACGAGAAGTTCCACGACGACGCCGGTCAGGAGGAGGACGTCATCACGGCGCTCACCGCCCGGTTCGCCGCCGAGACCAGCGATCACTGGCGTGCCGTGCTGGACGGCGAGGACGTCTGCACGGTGGTCGTCGCCACCTTCGACGAGGCGGTCGACGCCGGGCTCGTCGACATCGACGCCCCCGAGCGGGTGTCCGCGCCCGGTGGCGACGCGTCGTTCGCGACGCTGCCCAGCCCGGTCTCCGCCGCGCTCCGGCGCGCACCCGCCACCACCCCGTACCCCTCACTGGCCGAGCTCGGCGAGACCTCGCCCTGGGCCTGA
- a CDS encoding FadR/GntR family transcriptional regulator encodes MEPHTKHAARSATAKLIGQKVLRPREQVEDKIRAAILSGELRSGERLPSEAELARQFDVSRTTVREALRSLASQKLIDKTPGVGGGSFVRSVDHQSLGNLLQESLHNLLQLGNLRVEEVAMLRQYLEVPAARLAAQHRSDEDLAKLQDIVERQKTISVDDPDVPDLDARFHAAIAKASGNRLLASFVHALHRETEPVHYLDLSPEVGRKTVRQHQKIVKAIAASDPDSAEQAVNEHLVYLREHVLSL; translated from the coding sequence GTGGAACCGCACACGAAACACGCCGCCCGCAGTGCTACGGCGAAGCTCATCGGCCAGAAGGTGCTACGTCCTCGCGAGCAAGTGGAGGACAAGATCCGCGCAGCAATTCTGTCAGGCGAGTTGCGCAGCGGTGAACGGCTGCCCTCGGAGGCAGAACTGGCCCGGCAGTTCGACGTCAGCCGCACTACGGTGCGTGAGGCTCTGCGGTCGCTGGCCAGCCAGAAGCTGATCGACAAGACGCCCGGCGTCGGCGGTGGCAGTTTCGTGCGCAGCGTCGACCACCAGTCCCTGGGCAATCTTCTGCAGGAGTCGCTTCACAACCTTCTGCAACTGGGCAACCTCCGAGTGGAAGAGGTGGCCATGCTGCGCCAGTACCTGGAGGTGCCGGCCGCACGGCTTGCCGCCCAGCACCGCTCGGACGAGGACCTGGCGAAGCTGCAGGACATCGTCGAGCGGCAGAAGACCATCTCGGTCGACGATCCGGATGTACCTGATCTCGATGCCCGCTTCCACGCCGCGATCGCCAAGGCATCGGGCAATCGGCTTCTCGCATCGTTCGTCCACGCGCTGCACCGCGAAACCGAACCGGTCCACTACTTGGACCTGTCTCCCGAGGTCGGCCGTAAAACCGTGCGCCAGCATCAGAAAATCGTCAAGGCGATCGCCGCGTCCGACCCGGACTCGGCCGAGCAAGCCGTCAACGAGCACCTCGTCTACCTCCGCGAACACGTACTGAGTCTGTGA
- a CDS encoding MaoC/PaaZ C-terminal domain-containing protein, giving the protein MTLWFDDLVVGRSWSSPSRTVTEADVGAFAGLTGDRFPLHTSEEFAKQTPFGTRIAHGLLGLSFAHGLMWARTGELDQSVIAFLGISDWRFTAPIHFGDTLHVDYAVTAQRPSSSHSDRGIVEFEARVVNQHDVVVQHGLKTMLISRERAA; this is encoded by the coding sequence ATGACGCTCTGGTTCGACGACCTGGTCGTGGGCCGCTCCTGGAGCAGCCCCTCAAGGACTGTCACGGAGGCCGACGTCGGTGCCTTCGCCGGGCTCACCGGTGACCGGTTCCCGCTGCACACCAGCGAGGAGTTCGCCAAGCAGACGCCGTTCGGCACCCGGATCGCCCACGGCCTGCTCGGACTCTCCTTCGCCCACGGGCTGATGTGGGCACGCACCGGTGAACTCGACCAGTCGGTGATCGCCTTCCTCGGCATCAGCGACTGGCGGTTCACCGCCCCGATCCACTTCGGCGACACCCTGCACGTCGACTACGCGGTCACCGCCCAGCGCCCGTCGTCCTCCCACTCCGACCGCGGGATCGTGGAGTTCGAGGCCCGCGTCGTCAACCAGCACGATGTCGTGGTCCAACACGGTCTGAAGACCATGCTCATCTCCAGGGAGCGCGCCGCATGA
- a CDS encoding 3-hydroxyacyl-CoA dehydrogenase family protein has protein sequence MSKVSKTVAVLGAGTMGSGIATVMARAGHRTILYDVDEGNLKRGIDTVHGFFDKSVKLGKLDATAAQAAKDALVGSTTLSDLAPCDVVVEAVFEDLQLKKDTFGRLDEIVSEHTLFHTNTSTLSVTGIASGSRLPERVVGTHYCNPAPLMKLVEVADGRHTADWAHKATVEFLDSLGKTSVVTQDRPGFIVNRFLIPWENSCIRALEAGLGTKESIDAAVLGGLGHPMGPFRLLDIVGMDIHQQVATRLYEQLRDPRFFPPPMVERMVAAGDLGRKTGRGFYTYDDTRLFGS, from the coding sequence GTGAGCAAGGTGAGCAAGACCGTCGCCGTCCTCGGCGCCGGCACCATGGGCTCGGGCATCGCCACCGTGATGGCGCGCGCCGGGCACCGGACGATCCTCTACGACGTCGACGAGGGCAACCTCAAGCGCGGCATCGACACCGTGCACGGCTTCTTCGACAAGAGCGTCAAGCTCGGCAAGCTCGACGCGACCGCCGCCCAGGCGGCCAAGGACGCCCTGGTCGGCAGCACGACCCTCAGCGACCTCGCGCCGTGCGACGTCGTGGTCGAGGCGGTCTTCGAGGACCTCCAGCTGAAGAAGGACACCTTCGGCAGGCTGGACGAGATCGTCTCCGAGCACACGCTGTTCCACACCAACACCTCGACGCTGTCGGTCACCGGCATCGCGTCCGGATCGCGGCTGCCGGAGCGGGTCGTCGGCACCCATTACTGCAACCCGGCACCGCTGATGAAGCTGGTCGAGGTCGCCGACGGCCGGCACACCGCCGACTGGGCGCACAAGGCGACCGTCGAGTTCCTCGATTCCCTCGGCAAGACCAGCGTCGTCACCCAGGACCGGCCCGGTTTCATCGTCAACCGGTTCCTGATCCCGTGGGAGAACTCCTGCATCCGCGCCCTCGAAGCGGGCCTCGGCACCAAGGAGTCGATCGACGCCGCCGTACTCGGTGGACTCGGACACCCCATGGGCCCCTTCCGGCTGCTGGACATCGTCGGCATGGACATCCACCAGCAGGTCGCGACCCGCCTCTACGAGCAGCTGCGTGACCCGCGCTTCTTCCCGCCGCCGATGGTCGAGCGGATGGTCGCCGCGGGCGACCTCGGCCGCAAGACCGGCCGCGGCTTCTACACCTACGACGACACCCGCCTCTTCGGGTCCTGA
- a CDS encoding 3-hydroxyacyl-CoA dehydrogenase family protein: protein MNDFPRVGVLGLGTMGAGIAQVFAASGRDVVALETDESRVDAGLAAVAEFLDGGVARGKITEDAKQAVLARITGTTTMADLAGVDVVIESVTENAEVKKALLAEAAAVVGEHTPILTNTSALSVTDLAAALPNPERVAGLHFFNPAPVMRTVEVVRALQTEPRLVERLVALVASLEGKEPVVVKDRPGFLLNALLLPYLNDVIQEYDDGLATAEDIDTALKLGLGYQSGPFEMLDMIGLDVHLHATQSAYAATLDSRYAPPPLLRQMVAAGRLGAKNGQGFRTGEKSTR from the coding sequence ATGAACGACTTCCCGAGGGTCGGGGTGCTCGGCCTCGGCACGATGGGCGCCGGGATCGCGCAGGTGTTCGCCGCCTCCGGCCGTGACGTCGTCGCCCTGGAGACGGACGAGTCCCGGGTCGACGCCGGCCTCGCCGCGGTGGCGGAGTTCCTCGACGGCGGCGTCGCCCGCGGCAAGATCACCGAGGACGCCAAGCAGGCCGTGCTGGCACGCATCACCGGCACCACGACCATGGCCGACCTGGCCGGCGTCGACGTCGTGATCGAGTCGGTGACGGAGAACGCCGAGGTGAAGAAGGCGCTGCTGGCCGAGGCCGCCGCCGTCGTGGGCGAGCACACCCCCATCCTGACCAACACCTCCGCCCTGTCGGTCACCGACCTGGCCGCGGCCCTGCCGAACCCGGAACGGGTCGCCGGCCTCCACTTCTTCAACCCCGCGCCGGTCATGCGCACCGTCGAGGTGGTCCGCGCGCTGCAGACCGAACCCCGGCTGGTCGAGCGGCTGGTGGCGCTGGTCGCCTCCCTCGAGGGCAAGGAACCGGTCGTCGTCAAGGACCGGCCCGGCTTCCTCCTCAACGCGCTGCTGCTGCCCTACCTCAACGACGTCATCCAGGAGTACGACGACGGCCTGGCCACCGCCGAGGACATCGACACAGCCCTCAAGCTCGGCCTCGGCTACCAGTCCGGACCCTTCGAGATGCTCGACATGATCGGCCTCGACGTCCACCTCCACGCCACGCAGAGCGCGTACGCGGCGACGCTCGACAGCCGCTACGCCCCGCCCCCGCTGCTGCGCCAGATGGTCGCCGCCGGACGGCTCGGCGCCAAGAACGGCCAGGGATTCCGCACCGGAGAGAAGAGCACCCGATGA